The Mesorhizobium loti DNA segment TAGCCAGGTTTTGGCGCTTGCCTGCGGCCGCCGAACGATAAGCGGCTTTGCGCAAGATCGTCGACTACGTCGTCGCCAGGCCGCATCGATACCGCGACCCACCCGCAATCGGCACAAGTCGAAGGCTTGATTGGCCACTTTGTGTAAACGAGGGACACGCCATGGAATTCGCGACGTTCATCTTGGCGGCCCAGCGAGGCTATCATCAATCGTGCGACAGCGTCATCGGTAACTCCATTGAACAGACAATCGCTTCGGAGCAGGCTGGCTTCAACACCGCTTGGTTCGCCGAGCACCACTTCAACAATTACAGCCTGGTTCCCTCGCCCTTGATGATGGTGGCGCACTGTGCTGGCCTTACGAGCACCATTCGCCTTGGCACCGGTGTGTGTGTGCTGCCGCTATATCAACCGCAGCGCCTGCTCTCCGAGATCGGCTTTGCCGAGATCGTTTCGAACGGCCGCCTCGAACTCGGCGTCGGCTCGGGATACCAGCAGTTCGAGTTCGAGCGCTTCGGCGTCGATGTCGATCAGGCGCCGGCCGTGTTTGCGGAATACCTGGATATCCTTCTCAAGGGCCTTAACCAGAAGGTCTTCGAGCACAATGGCCAGTATGAGAAGATACCTTTAACGGCGATTTCGCTGCGCACCATCCAAAGGCCAGCCCCACCGATCTGGATCGCCTGCGGGTCCGCGCGAAGCATGTGCCGGGCCTATCGTGAGGGCCACAATCTTTTCGTCACGGCGTTCCACAACGGCTTGGAAAACTTAAGAACGCTGCGTGAGACCATCGAGGCAGCAGCGGCCTCGCGGGGTAAGGATGTCACCGCCGCCAAGATAGGGCTTCTGCGCTGCTGCTATGCCAGCGACGATCAGGCGGAGATCGACAGCTATCTCGACAACGCCCGCTTCCAGCGCCGGCTATCTGAAGCACTTCATCAGCGCCGCCAGCAGAGCCGGGACGGCTATCTGCTGCAGGAAACACCGACGCAGCAGGATCTGTCGTTCGAGACCATGCGCCAGAACCTGCCGATCGGCAGCGTAAGTCGCGTCATCGATCGCCTGCTGGAAGAGATAAGTATCCTGAAGCCGGACCAGATCGCAATTCAGACCCAATTGGGAGATTTCGACCAAAAGACGATGCTACGCCAGATTGAGCTCTGGGGAGACAAGATCATCCCATCGATCAACAAGTCGCTTGGTTAGGTCAAGGCTTGAAGTTCGGAACGGCCACTGGGGGAGCTGAAATCTCGCATGCCGATGCTCGACACTTCGTCCATGAGGCATGGATAAATAATCAAGCCGACCGGCGATCACCGGGATCGAAGACCAACGTCGTCCGTCCTTGCCTGCACGGACCGCCGGTCTTCCGCTCCCTGGCCATCTCGCTTGAGACCGTTGATCGGCAGCCTCGGAACGGCCGCCATGGCGTAGACGAATAGCCACTCCCGCTACCCCTCTTGTGTCCGAAGTTGGACGAGGATGTCGGAAGCCCGACAAATGTCGAGAGGGGACCTGGCCCGCCGGTATGGAGAACTGGTGCGGCGCAGGTGGTTCGCCAATTCGGCACGCGCCTTGCTTCATTGATTCTGTATGTGTGCACGACAGTGGCAGATCGCCGATCGGTGGGCAGAGCGGTTCGCCTCTGAAAGTACTTCGTCGGCAGCGATGACAGGCTTGTCGGCTGGACAGCGTCGGTGGAGGTGAGACCGCATGGTGGAGAGGCAGTCTGGTGCGCAGACGCGCGAGAGCTTGCGCCGAATGATCGCGTCCAGTGAACTCGCCTTCGCAATGGAGGCTCATGACGGCCTTTCGGCGGCGATTGCCGAGCGCGCTGGCTTCAAGGCGCTCTGGGCGTCCGGCCTCTCGATTTCATCCAGCCTCGGATATCGAGATGCTAACGAAGCTTCCTGGTCCCAACTCGTCGACGTCGTTGAGCGAATTTCCGACACGGTGGACATTCCAGTCCTCGTCGACGGGGACAGCGGGTTCGGGAACTTCAACAATGCCCGTTTGGTCGCCCGCAAGCTGCGCCAACATGGCGCGAGCGGCATATGTCTCGAGGACACGGCGTTCCCGAAAATGAACTCGTTCATCGGTGATCGGCACCCGTTGGCCGATATTCCCGAGTTCTGCGGCCGGCTTAAGGCGGTGAAGGACCAAGTGCCGGATGCGGAGTTCGTTCTGGTCGCCCGGATCGAGGCGCTCATCGCCGGCCGCGGAGAGGATGAGGCGCTGGCGCGAGCACAAGCCTACGCTGAGGCCGGCGCCGATGCTATTCTGATTCATTCCCGCAAGTCCAACGCTGAGGAGATTTTCGCCTTCACGCGCGCCTGGCAGAACCGCCTCCCGGTCGTGATCGTGCCTACGAAATATTACCGCACACCGGTCTCCGCGTATCGGGCGGCCGGAATCTCCACGGTCATATGGGCGAACCACAACATGCGCGCGGCGATCTCGGCCATGCGCCAGGTCTGCGACCGCATCCTCCGCGAAGAAAGTACCGCCGGTATCGAGGACGAGGTGGCGACGCTCGACGAACTCTTCGATCTGCTCAATTACCAGGAACTCTCAGCGGCGGAAGAGAAATATCTACCGCAGACGGCGACCGGCGTCCGGTAGCAGGCCCAGCCCGTCTTTTGAAAAGCAAAACGAAAACGGGAGCGCACATGCTTGCGCATCGGACAAACCTGTTTGGCACATCGGGTACCGCCGCGGCGCGCGCTGCCGCAAAAGCGGCGGCCGATGCTGGCAAGGAGATCATCGATCTGACCGCCGGCGAGATCTGGAGCGAGCTTGCTCCCACGATTCGCGACGGCGCGATCGACGCCATCAATAACGGCGTCAATCGCTATACCGATACGGTTGGCATGGTGGAGTTGCGCGAGGCACTGGCGCGGAAGATCTCCCTCGATACCGGACAGATCTGGAAGGCCGAGGAAGTTGCCGTGACGTCCGGAGCGAAGCAGGCCTTGTTCAATGCCGCAATGGTGCTGCTGAACCCGGGCGACGAGGTCATCATCCCGGCGCCTTACTGGACAACGTTTCCGGCCCAGGTGCTAATCGCCGGCGGCACACCGGTCTTCGTCGACACCAAATCCAATGGTTACGTCCCGCGCCCCGAGCACATCAAGGAGGCGGTCACTGAGCGCACGCGGGCGATCGTCGTCAACACGCCCAGCAATCCGGCCGGTGCGGTCTACGATGTTGAGACCCTGATGGCCATCGCTCAATTGGCGGTCATCCGGAACCTGTGGATCATTTTCGACGAGTGCTATGGCGACTTCGTGCATGAGGATCATACCCACCATCCGATCGTCTCGGTCGCCCCCGAAATTCGAGCACGCGCGCTGATCGTCAGCTCCTTCAGCAAATCGCTGGCATTGACCGGCTGGCGCATCGGCTATCTGGCGGGTCCAAAAGAGGTGATCAATGCCGTCAACGCGCTGCAATCGCACACCACTTCGAATCCAAACGTAATTGCCCAGCACGCGGTGCTCGCCCATTTGCAAAGGGGTGGCTCGGACTATGAAGGCAAGCTGCGTTCACGCCTCACAAGCGCCAGACGGATCGGTCTTGACGTGCTTGCTTGGTTGACGCGTGTACCGGTCCCCAGGGCGCAAGGCGGCTTCTATTTCTATCTCGACCTTTCCCATCTGCTGCGATCGGCATCGGAAGACGGCGCCTCAACGACAGCCGACGATATCGTGACGGCACTGCTTACCGAAACTGGCGTCGCAGCTGTGTCGGGCGCCGCGTTCGGTGACCCCGCCGGCCTGCGCCTGTCCTATGGAATTCCATCTGAAAAACTCGCGACCGGCCTGGCCCGGCTCGTCGAATTCCTCAACTCCTGGAAATGACACCGCAACACAACGAAAGAGGTGAATGAGATGCCTCCCGCTGCTCCCAAGAAAGCCGTCATTCTCGCTGCCGGCTTCGGCTCCCGCCTGCGTCCGCTGACCGATCTGTGTCCCAAGCCCCTCGTCGAAGTCAACGGCACACCGATACTTTACAATGCACTGTGGAACCTTCAGACGGTGGGAGTTGAAGAGGTGACGATTGTTGTCGGCTATCGCAAGGATGCCATTCGCCATGCCTGTGGCGAACGCTTCGGTAGACTTGACATCAACTATGTCGAGTCCTCGGTCTTCGACAAGACAGGGAGCGCCTACTCGCTCTGGCTGGCACGCGACACGCTTCTTTCCGGCGACTGTTATCTCCTCGAAGGTGACGTCTTCTTCGAAGAAGATGCGCTGCGCCACCTGATCAGGGTGGAGGCGGCCAATGCCGCCGCGGTCGCGCCCTTCGATCCATCCATGGAAGGGTCCGCGGTCGTCCTTTCCAGCAACGGCTTCATATCCGAAGTCCGGTTGAAGCAGACGGCGGCAAATCTGGTATCAGGCACCCCGGTGCTCTTCAAGATGATGAACCTCATCCGGTTCTCTGGCGCCGAACTCCAAACGGCGATCGTCCCGGTCCTCCACGACCTGATCGGCTCGGGCGCAATCAAAGCCTATACCGAGGAGCTGCTCGCGCATCTCATCGAGCAGCGCGGACTGCAACTCGCCGCGGCGCGATGTGACGATTTGCGATGGTACGAGATCGACAGTGAACAGGACCTGCGGGTAGCGGAAAGGATTTTCGCCTTCGAGCGACCTCACAGACATAGTGCCGACGCGCCGGCCGCCGTGGCGGGGGTAGGAGGATGATCCGCTATCTGTTCGACGCTGCAAATGCCATTACGGCCCTTGGGCTGATCTTGGCCACCACGGCGATCTACTTTGCTTTGATCGGGCGCTTCGAGATTGGCATCTGTTTCGGCTTGTGGGCTCTTTTGGCAGATGATGCCGACGGCATGGTCGCGAAGAGTTCCCCGAACCGGTCCGCTTTGATGGCACAGCTGGGTGGCACGTTGGACGGGCTGCTTGATTTGGTCTACGCAGCCGTCTTTCCAGCGGTTCTGATTTTGTCCTTCAACGCGTTCTCCGTTCCCGCATTGTTGGCTGCCAACTGCCTCATCCTGTCAGGGGCTCTGCGCCTCAGCTATTTTTCGACGTTCGGACTGGACGCTGACGGATTCGGCAGAGGATTGCCGTTGAACAATAATCTCTTCGTGTTGGCGTTCCTCTTCGTCGCCGACCATCACTTGCCGGTGCAAGGCCTGGGCAACCTATTGATCGGTGCAGGGTTTGTGCTGTCGGTCCTGCATCTTTCAAACTTCAAATTTCCGGGTACCGGCAGTGCATTGCGCTTGGGCAACCTTACACTCGCCGCAGCCGGATCTGTCGCCTTGCTCACAGCGTGAATCAGTTTGTAGCCATAGGGAAGAGAATACATGGAAAGCTCTTTCGAGGTCGAAACTCGCACCGTCTTTGATCGCTACCAGCGCCAGCAGGAGAATGATGACCACATATTCGACAGGTTGGTCTCTCTGATCGAGGAGGAATATTTCGGCCTGCCTACTGGTAGCTTCCGCGGTCTTGATGTCCTGGACGCGGGCTGCGGCTCCAACGCGAATGCGTCCTATGCGTTTCTCGACAAGGGGGCACGAAACGTTGTTTCGCTTGAATTGAGCAATGATTGGATGGATTGCGCGCGCAAACGGCTCAGCCGATTTGGGCCGCGCTCGGAACTGGTCGCTGGCAGTGTGCTCGATCTGCCGTTTGACGACTTCAGTTTCGATTTTGTCCATTGCGCAGGGGTTTTGCCGCACACCAGCAATCCGAAAAAAGGCTTTGAAGAGCTTGCCCGTGTAACCCGCCCCGGCGGCAGCTTCTTTTTGACGATTATGGGCACCGCCAACGGCGTCATTTACCGATGCATCAATCACTTGCGAGAACTCTACCAAAGCGACGATCAATTCCGCAGTTCCATTGACAATCTGGACGCATCCACCGCACGCGAAGCCATCAACTGGATGTTGAGAATAAAGGACGGCGAAGAGGAAGAATATATACCCGGCGAAAACGAATTCTTTCGGAGTCTTTTTGATGATGATTTGTTCGTGACGATCCGGGATCGTTTCCAGGCGCCGACCTATCACGGGTTCGCATTCACAGAGGTGCAAATCCGAGGCTGGTATGGCGAGTGCGGCTTCGAGAAGATCCGCAGGATCTCAAGGTATACAAAAAATTTCCATAATCTTCGACGCTTTCTCGCTCCGATGTACCGTCATTATGACCACCCGCTGGCCCGCTTCTGGTTCGGCGATGGCTGCATCCAGATGATCGGCGAAAAGCCGAGCACGTAGTTGGCGTTATTCGTGCCAAGAGAGCGACCACAATGTGCGGAATCTTTGGGATAGTCCTCAAAAACGAGGGAACACCCGTTTGTGCTGAGGCCGTTGAGCGTTGCGCTGAGGCTCTCGCTCATCGCGGGCCTGATGCCAGCGGCCTATACATTGATCAATCGGTCGCATTCGCGCATCGACGGCTATCGATTGTCGACGCTCATTCTCGCGCCAATCAGCCCTATCGCGATGACAATACCGGAGTGGTGGTGACGTACAACGGCGAGATATTCAACTATCGGGAAATTAGAGCTGAATTGAGGGATATGGGTTTTTCCTTCTCGACGGTGTCCGACACCGAGGTTCTAATTCTTAGCTATATTGCTTGGGGAAAGTCATTCTTAAATCGTCTTGACGGGATATTTGCCTTCGCGCTTTTCGACCCGCGAAACTTGCTTGTTCTCATCGCCCGAGATCGTTTGGGGGTAAAACCCCTTTACTACACGATCTGCGACGTTGGGCTTCTGTTTGCGTCGCAGCCGAACGCTCTCATTCGCTGGCCGGGCGTCATGCGCGGACCCGACATGATCGGCGCGCTCAGCTTTCTATCCTATCGCGCGGTTGTCGGCGCCAGAACGCTGTTCGCCGGGATCTCCAAGTTAGAGCCCGGCCATCTCCTCGAAATAAGAAATGGGCGACACACGTCCGAACGTTGGTGGAATCTGTCGGAGCGCATTTCGCGATGTAAGCCCGACTACTCCGACATACGCAGACTACTCGGAAGCGCCGTCGAACGTCAGCTGGTGGCTGACGTACCGGTCGCCGCATTGTTGTCCGGTGGACTTGACTCGAGCATCCTCGCCTATGAGGCGTCCGCCCGCTCCCAAATCCGTCCGATCTGCTATACCGGCAAGGTCGAGACCGCCGATTATGACGAGACGGCTTATGCGATGGAGGTCGCCGCAGAATTCGGGCTCACTCACCGGGTCGTCCCAATTGGAGAACCTTCCGATATCTACGCTGTGTCAGAGCTGGTTCGCCTGCGCGGACATCCGCTTGGGATGCATAACGAAATCGCAATGTTTACGCTCGCAAAGGCGATTTCGAAGGAGCATAAGGTCGTCCTCACCGGCGAGGGTGCCGATGAGATTTTTGCTGGCTACAGCCGATTGTTCCGTACGCCGTATGATTACAATCGAAGCAAGATCATCGCCGCATTACCACGTGCTCTTGCCCAGGTCGCACGCCGGCGCCTCGGACTCGACGTCCATTGCAGTCAATTGCAGTTCTTCCTGGCGCGTTACAGCTACTTCCCGACCGATGAAATCCGCTCGCTTGCCATCGATGGGCGGATACGAAGGGAGCACGAGATGGCTCTGTTCGATCACTTCTCGACTCAATTTGCAGAGGCCGGCGGAGATTTCTTTAGCAAGATCTCATATGTTCTCGTCTCTACGCATTTGCCCGCATTGCTGGAAATGGTTGACAACACCACAATGGCAGCTGGGCTTGAAGCTCGCGTTCCTTATACCGATCACCAGCTCGTTACCGCCGCAATGGCGATGCCCGGCTCACAGCGGTTGAGGTGGAGGTCTCCAATCGCTTCGGTCCAGGCACTGTGGCATCCGGTTGCTTCCTTCAGCGAACGTCTCGATGTCTCAAAATATCCCTTGCGAAGGGAATACCGGAGCGTCTTGCCCAGATCTGTTCTATCTCGCAAAAAGATGGGATTTCCGCTGCCACTGGGTCAGTGGGCCGTTGGCGAGGGAGCAACGGAATATCGAAGGCTGCTATTTGATAAGGACTCTCCACTGGGAGATTTGTTCGATCCTGCTGCTTTGTGGCGTTGGTTCGAGGCCGGACGACGAAATCCTTCAGACTCGTTTGGTCGGAAGTTCTGGCTATTGGCCAACCTTGGGATATTCTTCAAAGAGGTATTCTCATGACGAATATCCGAGCCCGCAGGCGGTCGCTTGCGGGCATTTTACAGAAGCCCCTTTGCCGAAAACGGGGCGTCGGACAATCCCAAGATCTGAGCAATGGTTGGCGTGAACTCTTCAGCGGAGCCCCAGGCAATATTGCAAGGTTCCATTCCAGGGATGCTCAACAGGCATATCCGATCGTCCTCCGCGCTGCCCGGTCGGAAACCGTGGGTGGACAAGTATCGAGGTCTGCCCGTCGGGCCAGCTTCTTGCGCGTCTCCAACGGTCTCCTCGAAGGAGTGTCCAGGAGGTGCGACATAGGTCGCTATGCAATCGCGTTCATTTACCGGAACATGGTCGCTCGACCACGGCTCCACTTGGAAGCGCGCCAACAGTCCGTCTGCGATTCTGCGGTCATGAGCTCCGTCAACCAGGACATGGAGCGTCGCTCCTTCACTTTCCCAAAGCAAGTCAGGGATGATCGCATCCGGATAAATGGTTGTGTGGACGGCGCTATGTCCATGGTCACTTGCGACTACGATCGCGTAATCGTCTTCCCGCCCGACTCGCCTCAGTCCTTCGATGAGAGCGCCAATCATCATGTCGGCCGCGGCGATAGACCAATGTGCCGCCTCGCTTTCGTATCCGAACTGATGCTGAATCGAATCCGTCATGTCGATCTCGGTCAAAATGAGATCAGGCGGGTTCTCCGAGCAAGCCAGCGCCCCTGCAGCCCCGATCATGAGATGATCCGCGGCCAGGCCCGCAACGAGAGGAGTGCTCGCAACGGTGTCACTACTGGACGGGAAGCCGAAGAGATCGAACACGCCGGCGGCTCGCAACCGTCCATTTGGATCTTTGATCATGCGCGAGCGAGCGATGCGGTTTTCGGGCAGGCTCTTAAATGACCGGCTTCCCTGGAGAAACCCTCGTTCCCACCAGGCCGGCACGAAGACATCGCAATCGGCTGGGTCGATCAACCCAGCGCCGATGGACGCGACATCAAGCCCGCTATTTTTGGCAAGCTTTGCAATGGTCGGAACCCGCAGATCAGACGCGTCGGCGCAGACAAACGAGCCATCTCGCACAATGTGGTTTCCGTAGATCCCGTTCGCTTGAGGCGCCGCGCCGGTTAGCATGCTTGCGCGCCCCGGCATCGACGTTCCCGGCACCGTTGAGCGCAGGCGAGTGATGGACAGACCGTCTCCTGCCAAACGAAGAAGCGTCGGCAACCGATGTTTGTGCTTTTCGAAATAGTCCGCGCTTACGCCGTCCATGAGGATCAGAATCGCTTTCGTAGGAGCGCGCGGCTTTATCGAGGCAGGCGTCTGAAAACGAGCGGTAGGCCTGGATGGATTGGTGTGGGTCATGTTGCACCTGGAAGAGACCGATCGAAACCAAAGCCCCCTATAGGCTTCGGATGACGCCGGTATGAACGCATCACGGGATACTTCGAGCGCCAGTGGGTCGTTTTGATTTTGGGAATGGGCGCTTCTACGCGCTCTTTTTGCTTCCTTCAGAAGAAAGGAGTCCGAGATGGCCGATACGACCCGTGCTATTTTTATCCTCGATTTCGCAGGGCCAAAAATACATCTGTGGAGTGGCAGCTACGATGCACCGTTGGTTCCTATCAACGGTCAGCCGCTCTTGGACCGTCTCGTCAACGCCTGTGTCGAAAACGGCATTGAAGATGTCACTCTCGTTGAAAACTTGAGTAGCGGCACATTCGATGGGTTCCGCCTGCAGGACAGCACAAATACGCTTTCGTGGCACGACGCGCATGACGGCGATCTCATTGAGAAGTTCCGCCAACATGATGGCGATACTCTCCTGATATGGGGAACACCGCTTTTCGACAGTGAGGTTCTTGACGGTATCAATACCAACAAGGGTTTGCGCGGCTCCGCTTGGCGGCCCGACGCGCCGACCGGGATTTATCGATTGAGTGCTGATGTTCTACGCAATCTTCTGGCCGAAAGCCGCGCCGCGGCATCTCTGCATCAGGCCTTCAGCAGGTTAGTCGCGGGCCTGTCCCAGCTGGACGTAGCGTTGCCTGGCAATGTGCTGACTGCCGGCTCCAAGCTGCTCGATATTTGCGACGGTGTCGACGCATCCATCGCGGAATTTCGGTGTGACAAGGAGAACGTGCTGCGGCGTCTTGAAACGAGCGTCGGAGGTTATTGGCGCAAGCCAATCGCCGAGCACATGCTTCTTTGCAATACCCGCTTCCCTCCCAAGACTTTTTACGATCGGCTGGCGGCGAGGCTCGAAGGCGTGTTGACATGCTATCCTTCTCAGCAGATCGATATCGCTTCAGTTGTTGGCACGATGACCTCGCAGCAGCCGGACTTTATTGCAGTCGGAAACGGGGTGACCGACCTCATCCAGGCGCTCTATTCAACGCTGAACCCAACAATCGCGATTCCCGTGCCGACGTTCGCCGGCTTTCAAACACCTCTCGATGACGAACAAAAGAACAACTTCGTCCTCACCCCGCCCTATTTCGATCTCGACGTTCGAGCTTTCCTGGAATTCGTACTGGCGACAGGCGCGGATACGGCAATCGTTGTAAATCCAAACAATCCGACCGGTCGACTTGTTGATCATGCTGACGTGGCATGGCTGGCGGAGGCCCTAGGATCTCGAGGGCGACGGCTGATCGTGGATGAATCGTTCATTGATTTTCCCGCTGATGGCCGACCAAACAGCGTTGAGAATCTGGTTCCGTCCTGTGCCAATTTGATCGTGGTGAAGAGCCTTGGAAAGGTCTTCGGACTTGGCGGAATCCGGCTCGCCTACCTCATGGCTGGCGATCCCACCCTCGTTGCCGCCGTGCGCCGGAAACTGCCGCTGTGGAACATTAACGGCATTGCGGAATACACACTGTTCCTGCTTCCCGAATTCGCAGAGGAATTGGAACACAGTCTAGACATGTTGCGAGAAGATAGAGAGCTGTTCATCGAGGAGCTGCGGACGGTACCGGGCCTCGACGTCGTACCTTCGCAAACGAATTTCATCTTGTGCCGGCTGCCTGAAAATTCGGTATCCGCTGCCGAGCTCAAGCGCCGCCTCGTTCTGTTCGAATCCGTCCTCGTAAGAGAATGCGGCTATCAAGCCATGAACGACGCAGATCGATATCTGCGCCTGACGGTTCGAAGTCGGACGGAAAACGAAAGGCTGGCAAAAGCTCTGCGGCGCACCTTAAGCCGCTCAACGGCCTCTGAGAGTGACGCCCTGACGTGACATTTGCGCAGCGAACTGAATAGTCTTTTTTCGAATGCCGCGAGAGAGAGAAGCATGTCGCTAAGTTACAATCGTCATAAAAGGCTCGTTGAAATCATCCAGGCGAATGGCGAAGTGCGCATCCGAGATTTGATGCAGCGGTTCAATATTTCAGAAGAGACTGCGCGGCGGGATATCAAACGGCTCGAGCAGGATGGCTTGGTCGCACGGGTCCATGGTGGCGCGGTCGCAACGCAACAGCCAAAGCTGCTGGCCATCTCATCGCGAGCTGTTTCCGAGCGCGCGGAAAAAAGCACCATCGCTGAGATCGCCCTGGGTCTTCTGAAGCCCGGTCAGAATCTCTTCTTCGGGGGCGGCAGCACCATTCTGTCGTTGGCCAGCCGCATATCGGCCCTCCCGGAAATGCGCGTCGTCACCAACATGGTCGATACTGCCATCGCCGCGGCCGAAGGCTATCGGCATCGCGTTGTCATGCTGGGGGGCGATTTCAATGTCGATTTCCGGACCGTAACCGGATTCACCGCCTTGCGTACACTCCGCGAACAGCAGATCGACATCGCATTTATCGGCGTCAATGCGGTGCATCCGAATGGCGTCTTCGACCATGAACAGGTCGGACAGGAGCTTGCTGCGACGCTCTGCGAGCAAGCACGGAAAATTGTCGTTCTCGCCGATCACAGCAAATTCGGCTTGTCGGCGCGCTACCGCATCCTGCCCCATTCGGCGATTACCGCGATCATCACCGACCGGAGGCCTGCATCGGACATGCTGGACAAGATCGAAGCCGCCGGTGTTGAAGTTCTATATCCGCAAAACCGTCACAACCCCGCACTGGTCTCTACTTGATCCTCTGCTTTCAGCCCGCACGGCTGCCCCAACCGTGAAACATTTTTTTCCATTTATTTTCAATAACCAACACAATCCGTCTCAAACCTGCAAAAAACCGTCACATAACCGCGCTATGTCTCATCCCGTCTCGGGAGCGGATTTCATTCGCTCCGATTGTCATCCCGACTGAAAGAGAGGGGATTTTGATATGCAAACGACACGTCGCAGATTTCTCGGCATGACCGCCATGGCGGCTGGCGCAATAGCATTGCCGAACACGATCATGGCGGCAACCGGCCGACGGCCGAACCTCAATATTGCCGTTCAGGACCTGCGCACAATTCTGGAACCGGTGGACGGCTCCTCCATCGCCAACGTTTCCTGGCGGGTGCAATACAGCATTTTCGATCAGCTTTTACGGACCGACTACAACGACAATTTTCGCCTGAATTTCGCGCTCGCGACATCATTGAAGCAAATTGACGCCACGATCCATGAGATCACGTTGCGCGACAATGTGAAGTTTCATGACGGTTCCACAATGACGGCGGATGACGTTGTCTTCTCGCTCGGGCCGGATCGACTGCGCGGCGAAAATGCGCCGGGCGCGGCCGTGTTTGCCAACTTCCTCTCCTCGCTTGCCGATGTGCAGAAGATCAATGATCGCACTGTCCGTTTGATCACCAGGAC contains these protein-coding regions:
- a CDS encoding transcriptional regulator; this translates as MSLSYNRHKRLVEIIQANGEVRIRDLMQRFNISEETARRDIKRLEQDGLVARVHGGAVATQQPKLLAISSRAVSERAEKSTIAEIALGLLKPGQNLFFGGGSTILSLASRISALPEMRVVTNMVDTAIAAAEGYRHRVVMLGGDFNVDFRTVTGFTALRTLREQQIDIAFIGVNAVHPNGVFDHEQVGQELAATLCEQARKIVVLADHSKFGLSARYRILPHSAITAIITDRRPASDMLDKIEAAGVEVLYPQNRHNPALVST